A segment of the Fimbriimonadaceae bacterium genome:
AGACGCCGATTCCATGCTAGGCCGCGCTCCACGACGGTGGACCGCCCCGTCTTTCAGCACAAGGCGGGAATTGCCCGCATTGTTATGGACGCTCAGGACCAAGCAGAGATGAACCCCGTCAATTTGTTTGAGACAGTCGCGGTGATCAAAGTCATCGGAGTCGGTGGCGCCGGGTGCAACGCGGTGAACCGCATGGTGGACGCCGGCGTGGAAGGCGTCGAGTTCATCGCGATGAACACCGACAAGCAGGCGCTGGACGCCAGTAAGGCGCAACGACGCCTGTCGCTGGGGACCGGCCTGACCCGCGGTCTAGGCACCGGCGGAGACCCTGACCGGGGGGCCGCCGCGGCCAAAGAATCGGAGAAAGCGATCATGGAGGCGGTCGACGGTGCCGACATGGTCTTTGTCACGGCAGGCTTGGGCGGCGGTACCGGTACCGGTGCGGCCCCCGTGGTCTGCGAATGCGCGCGCCGCGCGGGCGCCCTGACCGTGGCCGTCGTCACAAAACCGTTCCTCTTTGAGGGCCCACGGCGGAAGCGGCAGGCCGACGCCGGCTTGGAGCGCTTGCGCCAGCATGTCGACACGGTCATCACGATCCCCAATGACAAGCTCACCGACGTCGTCGAGCGAAAAGCGTCGCTCCAAGACGCCTTTCTCACCGCCGACGACGTCCTCCGCCAGGGCGTCCAGGGGATCAGCGACATCATCCTGCGACCTGGGCTCATCAACGTCGATTTTGCCGATGTCAGCGCGGTCATGAAGGACGCCGGCATCGCCCTCATGGGTATGGGGCGAGGAAGCGGAGAACGCCGGGCGCGGGCCGCCGCCGAGGCGGCGGTGAACTCCCCGATGTTGGAGACCACCATCGTCGGCGCGAAGAAGATCCTCGTCAACATCACCGCCGGACTGGACTTCAGCTTGAGCGAGGTTCAGGAGGCGATGGAGTACGTCATGCAGCTTGCCGACCCCGAGGAGGCCAACGTCTTCTTGGGCCACGTCGTCGACGAGAGCCTAGGCGACGACGTCGTCGTCACCCTCCTCGCCGCCGACCTCCCCAGCAACCCCCTTCCTGTCGACCGTCAGGTGTTCACTTACACCGGCGAGGTGAGGAGGCGCTCGGAGGAGCCGGCCCCCGAGGATGTCCCCGCCACGACGCGCGTCACGCAAAAGCCGATCGAGATCGAGGACATCGACCTCGACATCCCCGCGTTCCTGCGCCGCCAGCGTCAGGGCGGCTGACCCGGTTTATACCGACAACAAGTACTGGTCCAACGATCGCCCCGGCACCGCCGGGGCATTTTTTTTGCTGAGGAAGGGCTTAGCCCTCCTTCTCCTCGTACTGCTCCTTCAGCTTTGCCACGACGGCAGGGTCGGCCAGAGTCGAGGTGTCGCCCAACGCGCGGGCCTCGGCGACGTCGCGTAGCAACCGCCGCATGATCTTGCCGCTCCGCGTCTTGGGGAGTTCCGCCGTGAAGAAGATGTCCTCGGGCCGTGCCAGCGCCCCGATCTTGCCCGCGACGTGCCGCTTGATCTCCTCGGCGAGCTCGTCAGTGGCAGGGGTCGCGCCTCGCAAGATGACAAACGCCGCGATGGCCTGTCCCTTGACGTCGTGGGACCGACCGATGACGGCGGCCTCCGCGACGGCAGGATGGTCGACCAGGGCGGACTCCACCTCCATCGTGGAGATGTTGTGCCCGCTGACGAGCATGATGTCGTCCACGCGCCCGAGGAGCCAGAAGTAGCCGTCCTCGTCGACTTTCACGCCGTCTCCGGCAAAGTAGGCGTCGTCAAACTTGCTCCAGTAGGTTTGCTTGTACCGGTCCGGATCGCCCCAGATGCCGCGAAGCATCGACGGCCATGGGCGGGTCAAGACCAAGAGGCCACCGACCTCCTTGCCCTTCGACCCGGCTAGTCGGTCTTCGCCCGCCTCGTTGTAGATCGTGACGCCGACACCCGGGAAGGGCTGGGTGGCCGAACCCGGCTTTGTCGTCGTGATGCCGGGAAGCGGCGTGATCATGATCGCGCCGGTCTCGGTCTGCCACCAGGTGTCGACGACCGGGCAACGACCGCCACCGATGACGTCGCTGTACCAAACCCAAGCCTCGGGGTTGATCGGCTCGCCCACCGACCCCAGCAGTCTCAGCGACGACAGGTCGCGGCCCTGCGGGAGTTGGTCGCCCCACTTCATGAACGTGCGAATAGCGGTCGGAGCGGTGTAGAGGATCGAGACTTTGTGCTTCTCGATGATCGCCCAAAACCTGTCCTTGGCCGGCGTGTCCGGCGACCCTTCGTACAAGACCTGGGTCGCCGCGTTCGCCATCGGCCCGTAGCAGACATAGCTGTGACCGGTGACCCAGCCGCAGTCGGCCGTGCACCAAAAGACGTCGGTGTCCTTGAGGTCAAAGGTCAGCTTGGTCGTCGCCGAAGTGCCCGTCAGGTAGCCACCCGTCGTGTGCATGATGCCCTTCGGCTTGCCGGTCGAACCGCTGGTGTAGAGGATATAAAGCAAGTCCTCGCTGTCCATCGGCTCGCAGGGACAGGTCTCTGGGGCGGCGGGCACGGCGTCGTGCCACCACACGTCGCGGCCTTCTGTCCACGTTCCTTGGTTGTAGCTCGGCGTGACGACCCCGTTGGTGGTCGTCCCTGGTTCGCCGACCCGACGGTAGACAAGGACATGGCCGACCGACGGACAACCCTTTGCCAAAGCGTCGTCGACGACCTTCTTGAGCGCGATGATCCCACCTCGCCGCCAACTGCCGTCGGCAGTGACGACGACCTTCGCCTCGGCGTCGTTGATCCGTTCCTCCAACGACTCCGCGCTGAATCCGCCGAAAACGACCGAGTGGACGGCCCCGATGCGGGCGCAGGCCAGCATGGTCAGGACCAGCTCGGGGCCCTGTCCCATGTAAACGCAGACCCGGTCTCCCTTACCGACGCCAAGCCCCTTGAGCGCGTTGGCGACTTTCTGGACCTCGCGCAGGACGTCGGCGTAGGTGAAGACACGGACATCGCCCGGCTCGCCTTCGGCGATCCAGGCGACCCGGTCGCCCCGTCCCGCCGTCACATGGCGGTCGACGCAGTTATGGCAGGCGTTGAGCTTGCCGCCCAAGAACCATTTTGCGAAGGGGCGTTCCCACTCCAGCACGGTGTGCCACGGCTGATACCAGTCCAGTTTCGCCGCCCACGACGCCCACCAGCCTTCGGGGTCGGACGCGGCGGTCTCGTAAACCGCGGGGTCGGACAGGTTGGCCGCGGAGCGAAAGGCCTCCGACGGCGGGAACGAACGCTCCTCCTGGAGCAGGGTATCGATGGTCTCAGACACGGCGGCGTGGTCTCCTGTTGGCGAAGCAATGTTTTACCCAAGCGGCCCGAAGGGTACAGTTTCGGCCATGGCGTTCCGCCTGAGCCGGTGCGTGGGGGTCACCGCACCGGACGTCAACCAAGCCCGCGACTTTTACACCCGGCACATGCAGTTGCGCGTGGTCAGCTACGAGAACGGCTTGGAGCTCGGTGGCCGTGACCTCCGCCTTTACGTCGATCCCGGCCCGGTCGGGCCGGCTGTGCTGGAGATGGTCACTGACGACGGCCCCGCCGCGAGGGAGAAGGTGCGCCGGTTGGGGTTCGAAGAGAAGCAATGGCGCGGGCCGGGCCAACCCTGCCTGGTCGTCGATCCATGGGGCGTCGTCTGGAACGTGTTCTTTGACAAGGGCAGCCCGGTGGTCGCCGCGCTGGAGAACCCGGGGCCGTGCATGGTCGTCGACCGGGTCGGGGTCGCCTGCGACGAACCCGCCGAGGCGGCCGATTTCTACGGGACATTGTTCGACGTGGTGCCGTCCAAGACGGTGGCGGGAGACTGGACGGTCGACTCAGGGGCCTGTCGGCTACGGGTCGAGAAGGGGGACACTGGGTCGATGCTCTATCTGGCGAGTGAGGCCTGCTTCGACGCCCTCGTCGCCCTCGGGTGTGACGAGGTGTCGGCCGCCCCCCCGCGCCTCCGCGACCCGTTCGGAGTCGTGTGGGGTGCCGACGCTCCGGCCCCGAGCGGCTTTGCGGCGGTGAGCCCGGGTGGTGCCCAGTGACCTTGCGGACGACCCTACGGCGGCTTGTCGAGATTGTCCGCGAGACGTGCCCCGGCGAACCGGCCTACGTGAGTGTCCAACAAGGACGCACTGTCGTCTCAGTGGCCAGGCGCGACACCGACACGGTCGTGCTCGCTTACGCGGACGGAGGGGTGACGGCGACCAAGGCCTATTTGAAGCAAGAAGGGGTCGAGGCCCACGACGGCGCCTGGTTTGCCGACGGCATGCCCCAAGACATGGGGACGCGCGTGTGGATCGGGGCGGTGTCCTATCGAAGTGACGAGCCCAAACCAGGCCTGTGGGTCGACGCCTTTCCGGTGCGCCCTTCCGCCGGAGACGTCCTTGAGGCGATGTATGCTGAGTTCCAGGACGAGGGACTGGTGCCCGAGGGCAAGCTTGACGCGTTTCTGGCCCAGGTCGAGCCCAATGTCGTCATCCTGGAGCCGGACGAGATCGAGGGCATGTTGGTCCGCCACACCGTGACCGCGCAACCCCGCGAGGCTTCGCCTCGTGAATTGGATTGACCATGGCAAACAGCAATGAACGGGCGGTCGCAGCGGCGGCGCATGTGGTGCCGCTCGTCCTCGGGTTCGGCGTCCTCGGCTGGGCGGTGGCGTTCGTGATCATGCTCACCCAGCGCGAGCGCTCCGGCTTCGCGACCCGTCACGCGATCCAGTCCATGACGTTCCAGTTCGTCTTGTCGCTCTGGTTCATCGCTTGCGCGGTGCTGATGTGGATCCCCATCATCAGCTTCATCGGATATATCGGCGCGGCGGTCGGCGGTCTGGCTGGCCTGGTCCTCACCGTGATGGGAGCGGTCCACGCAGTCCGCGGCGACGAGTATGAATACCCCGTCGTGGGGCGCATCTACCGACGCACCATCGGCTAGGCCGGGCCCCTCGCTCGTCGCTCCAGCTCACGCCGGAGCGACTCCTCGCCCTTGGCCATCGCCCAGCGGTGGTTCCAGCTGAACAGGGGCCGCAGAAGGAAGGACAGCGACCGGAGCAACGGCTTGTCGGCGACGATGTCCCAGACGTAGGTGATGTCGACCTCGGGCCCCGACTGGACGAACGTCCATCGTCCGGTGCCGATGAAATCGCCCCATGCCTCCAAGGCAAATCCGTGGGGGCGGTCAGACTCGGTCACTCGGAACGACCACCGCAACCGGTAGGGCAGATATCCCTTGGTGAGGAGTCCGATCTCGCGCCCGACACCACCGGGCCCGCCTGGCTTCGTCTCGTGCACTGACAGATAGACGTCCGGCCACCAACGGGGCAGGTCAAGCGGGTCGCCCAACAGGTCGTAGACTTCCTCGCAATTGGCCGTCACGCGCCAGTGGGTGACAAAGTGGTACCGCGGTGCCGCCACGTCGCTATCTTGACCCACCGGGCCGTGGAGTAACCTCCCCTCTATCGCGATGACACCAGACGAAGCCTTGGCCGCCCTCCCCCGACTGCGTGTCGAGACGCCCAGTTGGGGTTACGGCGACAGTGGGACGCGCTTCAAAACCTTTGCGTGGCCCGGGGCCGCCCGGAACGTCTGGGAAAAGGTCGCTGACGCCGGCGAAGTGCACCGTCTGACCGGCTGTGCACCGTCGGTGGCCCTCCACATCCCCTGGGACAGGTGCGACGACTGGCAGGGCCTGGCCCAACACGCCGCAGAGCAGGGCGTCGAGATCGGCGCGATCAACCCCAACGTCTTCCAAGACCCCGACTACAAGCTGGGGAGCGTCACCAACCCAGACCCGAGGACACGCGACAAGGCTCTTGCCCACCTCCTTGAGTGCGTCGGGTTGCTGACCCAGACCGGGTCACGCGACTTGTCCCTGTGGTTTGCCGACGGCACCAACTACGCGGGCCAGGACGACTTCCGTGCCCGCAAGCGACTGATGTCCGAGGCATTGCGCCAGGTCCACGCCGCCCTCCCCGACGGCAAGCGGATGCTGGTCGAGTACAAGTTCTTCGAACCGGCTTTCTATTTCACCGACCTCTTCGACTGGGGTGCGGCGCTGGTCCAGTGCCAGGCCTGCGGCCCCAAGGCCAAGGTGCTCGTCGACCTGGGACACCACGCCCAGGGCACCAATATCGAGGCCATCGTCGCGTTTCTTCTTGATGAGGGCCGACTCGGCGGCTTCCATTTCAACGCCCGGCGCTACGCCGACGACGACCTGATCGTCGGCACGACCAACCCCTTTGAACTCTTCTGCATTTTCGTCGAGACGGCCGGGGAGGACGACGTGGCCTACATGATCGACCAGAGCCACAACATCGAGCCCAAGCTTGAAGCTATGGTGCAAAGCGTCCTCAACTGTCAGGAAGCCTATGCGAAGGCCCTCCTCGTCGACCGGTCTGCTCTCCGACAACACCAGTCGGCCGGCGACGTGCTCGGCGCCCACCGGGTCCTCGCCGACGCGTTCCGCACCGACGTCCGCCCCCTCCTTGAAGAGCACCGGCGACGCCATGGCCTGCCGACCGACCCGGTCAAGGCGTTGCGGAACAGCGGCTACGAAGAGCAGAAGGCCCAGGAAAGGGGCGTTTCGGCCACCGGCGGCGGGTATCCCACCTGACGAGCCCTGACATGACCCCAAAGAACCTGTGGAACGACGCGGACGCCCCCGCCGGAGACGGCCTTGCCTCATTGACCTACCGGTCGCGACTCTTGGGGTCCGACCGGACCTTGGTCAACATCTATGGCGGTAACACCAGCGTCAAGGCCGTAGAGACCGACCACCTGGGCCGTCCGTGCGAGGTGCTGTGGGTCAAGGGCTCCGGTTCTGACATCGCCTCGATCACGGACAAGGGGTTCGCCGGCCTCAAACTCGCCGAAGTCCTGCCTCTTTTCGAGCGGCCCGAGATGAGCGACGAGGAAATGATCGCTTACCTGGACCGCACCGCCTTTGAGACCGGGAGGCCCCGGCAGTCTATCGAGACCCTTCTCCACGCTTTCGTGCCCGCCAAACACGTCGACCACACCCATCCCGACGCGGTCATTGCCGTCGCCTGCTCACCAAATGGTCAGGACGCTATGCGTGAGATCTATGGTACGCGCGCGGCATGGGTGGAATACATCCGACCCGGGTTCACCCTTTCCCAGCAAATCGGTGCGGCCGTCCGTGACAACCCGCAAATCGAATGTGTGGTGATGGGCAAGCACGGCCTTGTCACCTGGGGGCCCGACTCGAAGACCTGCTACGA
Coding sequences within it:
- the ftsZ gene encoding cell division protein FtsZ, with translation MDAQDQAEMNPVNLFETVAVIKVIGVGGAGCNAVNRMVDAGVEGVEFIAMNTDKQALDASKAQRRLSLGTGLTRGLGTGGDPDRGAAAAKESEKAIMEAVDGADMVFVTAGLGGGTGTGAAPVVCECARRAGALTVAVVTKPFLFEGPRRKRQADAGLERLRQHVDTVITIPNDKLTDVVERKASLQDAFLTADDVLRQGVQGISDIILRPGLINVDFADVSAVMKDAGIALMGMGRGSGERRARAAAEAAVNSPMLETTIVGAKKILVNITAGLDFSLSEVQEAMEYVMQLADPEEANVFLGHVVDESLGDDVVVTLLAADLPSNPLPVDRQVFTYTGEVRRRSEEPAPEDVPATTRVTQKPIEIEDIDLDIPAFLRRQRQGG
- the acs gene encoding acetate--CoA ligase — encoded protein: MSETIDTLLQEERSFPPSEAFRSAANLSDPAVYETAASDPEGWWASWAAKLDWYQPWHTVLEWERPFAKWFLGGKLNACHNCVDRHVTAGRGDRVAWIAEGEPGDVRVFTYADVLREVQKVANALKGLGVGKGDRVCVYMGQGPELVLTMLACARIGAVHSVVFGGFSAESLEERINDAEAKVVVTADGSWRRGGIIALKKVVDDALAKGCPSVGHVLVYRRVGEPGTTTNGVVTPSYNQGTWTEGRDVWWHDAVPAAPETCPCEPMDSEDLLYILYTSGSTGKPKGIMHTTGGYLTGTSATTKLTFDLKDTDVFWCTADCGWVTGHSYVCYGPMANAATQVLYEGSPDTPAKDRFWAIIEKHKVSILYTAPTAIRTFMKWGDQLPQGRDLSSLRLLGSVGEPINPEAWVWYSDVIGGGRCPVVDTWWQTETGAIMITPLPGITTTKPGSATQPFPGVGVTIYNEAGEDRLAGSKGKEVGGLLVLTRPWPSMLRGIWGDPDRYKQTYWSKFDDAYFAGDGVKVDEDGYFWLLGRVDDIMLVSGHNISTMEVESALVDHPAVAEAAVIGRSHDVKGQAIAAFVILRGATPATDELAEEIKRHVAGKIGALARPEDIFFTAELPKTRSGKIMRRLLRDVAEARALGDTSTLADPAVVAKLKEQYEEKEG
- a CDS encoding DUF4870 domain-containing protein yields the protein MANSNERAVAAAAHVVPLVLGFGVLGWAVAFVIMLTQRERSGFATRHAIQSMTFQFVLSLWFIACAVLMWIPIISFIGYIGAAVGGLAGLVLTVMGAVHAVRGDEYEYPVVGRIYRRTIG
- a CDS encoding SRPBCC family protein, whose product is MAAPRYHFVTHWRVTANCEEVYDLLGDPLDLPRWWPDVYLSVHETKPGGPGGVGREIGLLTKGYLPYRLRWSFRVTESDRPHGFALEAWGDFIGTGRWTFVQSGPEVDITYVWDIVADKPLLRSLSFLLRPLFSWNHRWAMAKGEESLRRELERRARGPA
- the rhaI gene encoding L-rhamnose isomerase gives rise to the protein MTPDEALAALPRLRVETPSWGYGDSGTRFKTFAWPGAARNVWEKVADAGEVHRLTGCAPSVALHIPWDRCDDWQGLAQHAAEQGVEIGAINPNVFQDPDYKLGSVTNPDPRTRDKALAHLLECVGLLTQTGSRDLSLWFADGTNYAGQDDFRARKRLMSEALRQVHAALPDGKRMLVEYKFFEPAFYFTDLFDWGAALVQCQACGPKAKVLVDLGHHAQGTNIEAIVAFLLDEGRLGGFHFNARRYADDDLIVGTTNPFELFCIFVETAGEDDVAYMIDQSHNIEPKLEAMVQSVLNCQEAYAKALLVDRSALRQHQSAGDVLGAHRVLADAFRTDVRPLLEEHRRRHGLPTDPVKALRNSGYEEQKAQERGVSATGGGYPT